The window GGACACCCTCACCGAAGGTGGGGAGAccggaagagaggtggggaacaTCTACCGCTGGGTGAAACACGAGCCACTACCGTACACAGccgaggatgaggatgaagatgaggatgaagaggaaAGGGGTGAAAATGGAGAGCGGCAGCACAACCATCATAAGGAGGAGAGCGAGGGGCCGGATGACAAGAGCGGCTCTGGCACCGAGGAGACCGGCAGCAGCGAGGGCCGCCCGTCCCCCTCCGGACCCATGGGGAGGTTCCACGTTCCGTACGAGCCGGAGAGTTACGGGGACAATCTGTACGTGTGCATCCCCTGTGACAAGGGCTTCCCTAGCTCAGAGCAGCTCAACGCACACGTGGAGACCCACACGGAAGAGGAGCTGTTTGTCAACTCTGGCGGAGATATGGGAAATGGCAACAACGGCAAGAACATCAGCAGCAGCACCAACGGCTATGGCGGGTTAACTGGCGGCGGGACTCACCTGGACACCAAGTCCAGCCAGGCTCTAGTTTCAGGGTCCATCGGGGAAATGATTCGTCCTTACCGCTGCTCCTCCTGCGACAAGTCCTACAAGGATCCAGCCACTCTGCGGCAGCACGAAAAGACCCACTGGCTCACCCGACCGTATCCTTGCAGCATCTGCGGCAAAAAGTTCACGCAGCGCGGCACCATGACACGCCACATGCGCAGTCACCTCGGTCTCAAGCCCTTCGCCTGCGACTCGTGTGGCATGCGCTTCACCCGGCAGTACCGCCTCACCGAGCACATGCGCATCCACTCTGGGGAGAAGCCGTATGAGTGCCAAGTGTGTGGCGGCAAGTTTGCCCAGCAGCGCAACTTGATCAGCCACATGAAGATGCACAGCAGCGGGGCGGCGGCGGGTGGCCTGACCGCCGAGGGCAAGCTGAAGCTGGACTTTGGAGAGGGCATCTACCCCTTGAGCAAGTACACCGCCGAGCATCTGGTGCTCAAGCAGGAAAAGGCCAATGAGCTCCTCCTCCAGGCGCAGCACCAGCTTGTGACTGACCCCAAGGTCATGGAGAGCCTCTACCCGCTCTCCAAGCTGGCGTCGGAGAACCTCGGCGTTCTTGGCCACGACAAGATGGACATCCTGTGCCAAGCCCTGCCAACCCCCCAGCAAGTCCTTGCAGAGGCCCGCACCATTGACCGCTACTCACCCAGCTAAGACCACTGATGACCACTTGCCACATGCAGTATTCTAACGCTATTCACCTCAAGTAAATAACCCCTCTGCACCTCAGACTATGTCGACTGTAAGTGCCTTTCTATGCATCTAACCTCTGCAGCCTCGTACGAGATGGAGCGCTGTGCTATCTATCCTGTGATCAATGGACACTCGTTTAAGAGCGCTATTTAtgtgtatgcaaaaaaaaccccaaaaacaacaacaaccaaaaaatatttccagcCAGCCTTGAGCCAAAGCATCATATATTTTAAACCAAAATGAGAtgtgcttatttatttgtttttgtatttttttcatccaagGAGAAGCTTAAACCCTTAAACCTGAGCTAAGAGAATCAAAAGGACAAGATTCAGGGGTTTGTCCAGGTCTGAGAACGTCAACTCTTCTGGACTTTAAAATAATGGGAGGTTTTCCTTCTTGATATTTCTCTATGGTAGTACTTTTGAGTCACTGATGTTGTAGCGGTACACTCACCTGTCTTTTTTGCAGGCATGGGTTTAGTTCCCGCTCGGTGACAGTGCGAATGTGACtgactgtgaatggttgtctgtctttataTTTGCCCTGGCTGTGATTGCCCGGCAACCACTTCAGGctctagtctgcctttcacacaAATTCAGCTGGGTTTGTATCCAGTGTCCCATAATTTTGAAAGGGAAAAGTTCTATTGATGATCTATATATGTTTGGATGGTTTTAATTCGGGGTTATTAAACACTTGATAACACCCCATCATGTCCCAGCATGCAGTGAATTCTTATTTTCGCGTTCCAAAAATCTTTTCCATTTCTGACCCAAATCTGCCCTTAGTGTCTCGTCATTTTGAAGTAAGGCGTGGCTTGATGCAGCCTCGTGATCTCACCGCTGTGAAATGATAGCACATACATACCCTAGTGGTGAACACACCAAAAATCCCTAGCCGTCAGCAGTGGGCGTCGCCCTCTTACGACAGGCATAATTGCCCTCTTCAAATTGATTAATCGCACAGCGCCAGTCCGGGATTTGACCCTCTGGTGTCACGTCCGGCAGGCCCCACTACCGTTGACATGCCAAAGTGAGTGTTTAACGCACACGTGCCTTATCTCCCCCCTCTATTTCACACACACTTAGCAAAGCCGCTAATCTGTCAGCGATACGAGAGCGAGGGGCCGGGTTGTAGTCCGGCCCAGCTGTTGGGCGGTGGTAATCCCTGTGAAATCTCACTTTCTCCTGCACAATTCATGCACATAGCGTGCCATTTCATGCTTGCTATCCCCCCAGTGTTACTTACAACATCAGATGCCTCAATATCATTCTCTTTCTTATTTGCATGCTGATATTTTAGCCCTCAAAACAACAatgagtggcattttttttgcatatgtgGACAAGAGCACTCTGAAAACAAAAGAGCACTTGAAATTTGCAAGTTTGAAGGCACTTACTTTTGTTAAAATATGAATGTGTATCCAAAAACTTTTGCTTCCCTCCTTTCTTTTTGTCTCCACTTTGAGCAGCCCTTAATTCAGATTGTCTGACCACTATAGAGCCAACGTCAACCTCAGAGGGTGAATGTGAAGCCATAAACACACTGTGACGGACTGAGTGACTTTTGCCTCACAAAAGCTAACCGCAAAAATAACCCTGTGCCttccatttaaaacaaaaaaaacttttatttttatgtaacagTCATTTTAAGGCAGTGGTGGGGAACCTTCTCAaattcatgacaaaaaaaatcagctaaGATCTCGTGTTTCAAGCGTTTTTAGCCTTTTTATAGAAATTCCTTTGAGTATTTTTATATTCGTTTTATGTAATCCATCTGCGTTCACGTGTTCCCCACCGTTGTTTTAAGGACCTTCATTTCTGTAGTATCTGTCCTATAGTAAACTTGTTATTTCATGTCACTTTTCTTGTCCAACCAAAGTACTAGACACAAAAATTGGTGCTTACCTCAGgaccacacacatacatgcttACAGAAGCCACgcagtttttctattttttaaacctGTGGATATTGTCTGTTTATACATTAGTTTTTAAGTAGAGCGATTACATTTGGTATCActctttaatgttttttgttatcATGATCTGGATGTATACTTGTCATTGTATTGcgcttcaaaaaacaaaaacaaacaaacaaaaaaagaggcgTTTTTGGGGTAACACAGTGTTAGTGAGCTTCAaataacacacatacacacacttgaaGCACAGACACGCATATAGGAGGCATTTGGAGGacgctattttcttttttctgttttattctCAACTGTGATATGAGAGTGTGGGAACCATAACCACTCATTCACTAGTTTAATGAAGCGGACCCCCCAGCCCCCATTGAAATAACACACGCTTTCCAATGTTCCCCTAAATGTGAGTAGAGAGGGGAAGTGTCAGATAAAACTTTTTAAAGGAGAAGCTGCAACACCCTTGACTGAAATATACTTATAATAATATACGCGTACTTACTttaaaggttttaaaaaaaaaatacatttcaattacAATTCATGAAAACATCTCAACTTAATTTATGTTGTTCCGCTACCCTCCGTCGCCAAAGTTGAGACATTAGCTACCCACTtttaacaacaaataaaacaaatgcctGCCATCTGTCTGAGTAGGATTACCTATCTGAGAAATAGTGATTGGGGTGCTGATGTCGATCCCCTTCTGGAGGAATCCGGGGTCCGGAAGCATTTGCTTGTCTGTTTATACCATAGAGGCATATGAAGCAGGGCCTAATACACGTCTTGGGAATTAACTCTGGCGTGAACGAGACAAGCCGAGGAGCAGGAAGTGAACTTTTGGCTGCGATGCAGGATGTGTAGAGGCAGATAGAGAAGGACAGGAGCCAGGGTGAGAGCAAGCAGGGCGGAGACCGAGCCATTGTCCGCCTCGCAAAGCCCACATGGGCTTCTAAAATGCTCCATTCACAAAACAAGTCAACGGTATCTTTTCTTTTCCTTCCCCTCTTTGCTCGTTTTTGGAATCAACCCGTGCTCGGTGTCACGGTGAGACGGCCGCACGCACTGGAAAGCATTCAAGCCTTAGGCTTAGTGGCGGGATGTTGTGGATTTAtcgctgtggggggaaaaaatggtgcGGTACCAATCATTTAGATGGGCTACTTACCAGGAAAATTACAGTATAgttatttcaaaaaaaatattcctcttTTAAAGGCAATGTTACGCTGTAAACCGCATAGACttcaaaaatggtttttgattCATTGTAACACTTCACAACTGTAATAACATTTGCATAGAAATAGCAAAATACACGAGACAGAGTCAACTGGAGAAATTACTTCCTTTTACGTTAACCACTTGTTGCCATGCAGAGTTCATAGGTCACAGCCACCGCTGCAATACAATGCAAGAAAACATCTATATACTTATTAATCTAGGAGTCAAGTTAATACCCTATCAACTTTATGCCAAATGGCCACGGGCCTTGACTTTGACACTTGACTTGTGATGATTGACAATTATCGTCCATCATTATAGAGAGACGAAAAGGCCGAACGTTGCTAATAGTGGAACTTTATTATGATACTTTAACATCCCCCAAAAGTCCTACATTGGCCCTCACCGCTTCCCCCTAAATCATCCTCACCGTCTACTAAAGACGAGCAGCCCCCACCCGACCCACGCCGCGATCCACTTACTTCCAGCTGTTGCTCATGCCGAAGACCACACTTGTCTAAATGTTTACACCGAGGGCTACTTTCTCTTTTTGCTAATCAATTTCCAGAATGAAACCCCGCCAACGCATGCGTTTAACCTCTTGTACAAGAATGATTCACCTCGCTCTTGCCACCCGGAAGAAGGATattaaaaccagaaaaaaatgtgtaaaaattcTCAGAAAAATGCCAGTGAAGTAAACATGTATGAAATTGCACAATTGCGCTGGGGTTTTCTGCTGCAAAGCAGCCAAGTCATGCATCCAGATGAATGGAATAAGAGGGAAAGAGAAGGGAAGCCAGAAAACAAAGCATGAAAAACTGTTagaataaaaaagggaaaaatagtgTCACGCCTCGCCTCTTTAGTTTTCTGTTCGGGGAACTTGAGACCGCGCTTACCTGCAGGAAGTCATGCAGCTCATTGTCAGACGTGCTTGTGCGCATGTCAACATttaagcaaatctgcaacctGATGAGTAGCAAAAGTATAGAATTTGGTTCTTTTCACTCACATTGTTTGCTGTGAGACCTTCACTTGAAtttagtgggatttttttttttaaagtactgcAGTTTGAttcgcttttttttaatgtgaaggCAATTATTATCTAAACTCATTTTCTGCgaaccctcccatttcaaaacaGATTTGCCTATTGCCATCTATGGACGTAAATGAGTATTGccttttaaatatgaaaaaaaaaatccgatctTGCTATACATTTGTTCCATTTTTGTGTGATATCATAGACAAAATGTAGCAGAAAATATGTAGCATTCTTACGGAAATATATTACTTTCATTTTAAGGTTCATATTACTTTTCTTCATATATTGTTTTGCAgtacaccattttttttgtacatttcctACTAAATTCTTGTATGGTAATGTTCATTGAAATTCATGACAGACCAATTTCTCTCATTTCTTCTCAAATGGTGATAAATACTAGCACATGTAGATTCACGATTGGAccaatggtaaaaaaaacttcatagaTGGTTCATACATTATTTAGGGGGGTGCTTCCATTATTTGTTTCTCCCCATTTTTGTGTAAACATACCTTGTTCATATTGTGATGTAGACCAGAACGAAGGCATACGAGCAGACGCACTCTCACGCTCACACACGGCTGGCCTGCAGACTCCAGATTAGATCAGCTTTAATGAGGTTGCCCTGTACTGCGTTTGGAGTGTCGCTTCTTGTAGAAAAAGTCATTATTAAGGGGTGGGCGATCGGAGGGAACACACTGAAACACGTGCCAAGATCTTACACAGCCTCAGGGTCCTCCTTctatacacacaaaaacatacacATGCAGTAGAGATTATTTGCAGGATTGATGAGGTTGGGTGGGTGGCTGGATTGTGATCTAATGAGCAAGACTGCTTGTGCCCGACTGCGTTGTGGTTCAGGGAGAAGAAGGTTCAGCTGTGGGGCAAACTGCCACGCtgataaaacacaaacacacgcgtTTGCAAGGTCTTAATTCAGACAACATGTAGCTGTTTTGTCCATCGGTCACCTTTATAGCAATAAAACCAAACAGTATTtctgactttaaaaaataaataaaaaaaatgtcaatatgcttttaatgaaatgaatgtatttattgcatgttcaaatgttttatagttattttttgtgtacatttcaactgtggattttttttctatatgaaTATAAAATTGCATTTAATTGTGATTCAAAAATGATGTTGATAaggtttttaatttttgaaagcCAATGTGAAAACATGTTGCGATTTATGTCACTATACTCAAAATCTTCCTGGCAATAAAGTCCAATTGCATAACAAATTTCAGAGAAATTGTGTGTTGTTTCGTTTGTCCACGTCTGATAATACATACGAATCATATACATACTCTGCTATCTCTACTTATGAACACTTCTACGCATGAAATTTTGAGGTTATGTAAAGCCTCGATAgttccaatatacaaaaacaaaccaAGTCAACCGCCCTCCAACACATAAAGGGTTGTAATAAAGATCATGGAaggaattatgctaattcactGTAAAATATACTACTTatgaaaaaatccaagttacgaaaccacttctggaaccgaTTACTTAAGTAGAGGCACCATTGTATTTAGTCACCAAAAACTTGCATTAACTTTATTGATTTGCTGTCCAAAAATTTGACACAATTGTAGTTTGATTTGGTTGGatgtaatgtatatatgtatatatatatatatatatatatatatatatatatatatatatatatataaaactaaaatatatagaaaaactAAAATGATGAAAGCATTTTTGCTTGATTTGGCATGAAATCAGATTGACTTTAACACCAAATTAGAAAATGTGTGGATGGATCGTGAGTGCATTCCTTCACACGTGAGCGCCTCATTTGAGTCTGAGAATTTTAAATGAATCTCATATATCATGCCACGTCTGCATGCAACAATGAGCAGATCCATTACTCTGTCAAGTGCAGCATAACCAGCCAATAGCCTCACACACACTACATACACATGCTTTACCACAGTGTGAAAAATTCCCATTATtgctattattgttattatcagTGATGCGTAGAGAGCCATCCAGATGTTTAGCATGAATCAAACACGACGACAGATGAGGTAACTGGGAAAAATTAGCAGGTGCATCATGTGGTTACCGCTCATGTTTGACATTTTAACACGGACTCACTTCCTCAACTGAACATGATGGGCTGTCATCATTGGGTTCTTTGAGTGGATTGAATAGTAATTtatgtaataataaaataattttaaaaaacaacacattcaTGGGCCATGACAGAAGCCATTTCAAATTTAATGACAATCTTGGTTTCCTGTGAAGATACAGCTTTTTTGGCGAAAAGTTCAGCGTGAATGGATTGAAGCACAAATGCAATTAGCCATAAAACTAATGCACATAGCCACAAAGCAAACTAATTGCccacaacacaaatgcaaaaagcCATAGCACGTATGCAAATGGACAACACGGAAGTAGAATAATTTTTACAGAAGTAGATATTACGATTGCAACTGCTGCCATACAAACCAAATATAGTATACCAAAGTGTAGATTTGCAAGTGAATTTCTCTAACTTTCTGtaacccaaaacaaacaaaaaataacattttacccATGTTTGCTGTAAAATAGGGGTCCTCAAGGGTCACCGTGGGTCCTGGTGTTTGTTCCAAACTAACCTGCACACATGGGGTAACTGAAGAGGTTTTtgctaaaacaagcagcacATGACTGCAATCAACCGATTACACTTATACCCTACAACATTGGGGAAAATGTATTctcttgaaatgaataaaataaaatcctacACCAAATGTGGCCCTTTATTAATGTAAcagatgttttttatttacttttacgATAACCAGAGGCTTTTTTTAGGTGAAGATTCCTAAAAATAAtccgttttgttttttccccactacGGTGTGGTCCTAATCTAATTGCTGGAATATAGATGTGAACGCATTGGACACATCAGTCAAAACATGGACAAGAGGGAATGAGAGAGGCTGTGATTGTCAATTTCAGTCGGAGTGGTGACACATTCTccgtgtgtttttttcccttttcacaCCACAAAAACAACATCAGGTAAAATCGACAGCGCGGATTGAAAGCGTGAAGCGGAAGGAATGCGTGTCTACTGGATGATGGGACATGAGAAGGGCAAAGGCGGCGACTGCCGAGTCATTTCAACTCAGTCAGCTGTCAGCGCCGAGAGGAAGCCATTAGgaagtgtgcttgtgtgtgagtGCCAAAAAAAGAGTGCAAGGGAAAGTGAAACTAGAAAGGAAAGCAAAGATCTTCTTTAAAGCCAAACAACCCATTTAATCAGCTCCAAATACCCATGGCCTACATAAACAGAGCTTAATAAAAGAGAGAATTTCTCATATGAGAGCAGCTGGTATGATAAATTGCTTTAATGTACACTCGTCTAATACATTTGTCTAAAAATTGTACCTGAAAATTTTCATTGAATatgttacttaaaaaaaagaatcggAGTTCAGTTAACTTAAAGGGAATGTAAACTCgaagttaaaatgaataaatggttGGATTACGGGAAAGTTACAACCAGTTAACAACCCTGAcgaatttgaatgaataaaaaaagtttggatttattttttatttttttcgaaTAAGTTGACTTGAAAagttttgcaatttttttgtaacTGTGTGCACACGATGAACCAAATTACTCACTATTTTGTCGCTTTGAAAAAGACATTGCAGCGCAAAGTCTGCAAGAGTTCACAACCTTCCCAGtctggaagaaagaaaaattgacATTCCTTGAAAAGAATGCTTTGATGACTTCCTCGCCCTCTTATgagtgttttaattaaaaaaagcttctCTTTTGTGAACCCACGTCACCACACCTTTTTATTGGTCGAGTCAGCGAACGGACAATGACGATACGCGGTAACATTTTCCCAGCCGTAGACATTCAATTGGATTGAACATAAAGAGCTGacattgaatgatcatgtttacaTCCCATTGAtagtgacagatgtccaatctatttggactggaGGGCTGGCCATAATCGAACgttccccgtcaatggcagctaatgagataaaagtggaaaataacatccacttgattcaaaagggggattCTCAAACTTTTACTGTTACGTATGATGGAAAATCAAAATGTCGACTATTTTTGGATGGCAATTAACGACAAGTCTGCGGTTTATGTTCTAAACGAGCAAGAGTAAAAGGAAGCCTTCTTGGTGACCTTTCCATGTTGTGTGTCCTGGCATGTCTAAGGCGTCTCTTCCACCCTCCCTCCACTCCCTAAAAACTCAATGGAAAACATCTGCCCGTGAGTATAGTGTGCCCAGTTTggttcaatccatttgagttCACATCTACCGCTCCCATCTTCTCCAGCGTCCAGCGCGCTCCCTTGCGCCCCGTCCTCAATTTTCAAGAGGTGGAGCTGGGGTGCAGCTGGAAACAAAGAAGAAGTGAGCATGGGAACATATTCCTCACCCACATGTGAAACGCTCCCCAATTTCCTCAACTTCTGGGCCAGGAAAACGTCTTACTCTCAAGGGTGATGCTGTGTGCCCTTTTTTGGACAGGCTACCAAACTACGTGAGGTATAAAGCAGTGAAATTGAGTGATAAACACATACTTAAAGAAAAAGACATCTTTATCGCGTCCATCTGAACTGAAGGGATCTTGTTGAATAAAGTGAAATAACATaacttaatgaacatatacattttcattttaatgaacatatgtatggaaatatgtaagattatagccaaaggcgAATGTCCATcgttagtcccttgtgcaggatACAGAGGGAAAAAAGGTCAATTGAACTTCAAAAAGGTAGaattccaaaaatatttatCCCTGACATTGCTAATAAATGCTGGTGTCAGAAATAACCAAGCCTGATGAGGACTTATTCCCAGTCACCTGTTCCAGCTTGGTCATAGCAGCTGTCAAATATTACAAAACCTTTTCAGTAGAAGTAAGACTATCCTTTCTTTTACCAGAAGAGGAGGTTAATGGTCACGGGAAGAAGGGGGTGGGATTATGCGTAGGTGTGGCTGATCATGCGATGGTGATGAGCGATGACATCAGACCTGTGGTGGGTATGGCGGAAAGCAAAAAGACACGTACAGGGGGGGAAGTGTTGCTTCACAGTATAAAGGGGGTGCCGTTACAAATGTGTGGGCGTAGACTATCACCACTACTCCTATGAGTATGTATCTGCCAGTCGCAACTTCCTGCCTGCACATTGTCCAACACGTGGGCACCTCCAGTCCACCCATCCTGTCTTTGGTCTTACTCCATACTTGTGGTCAGTACACTACAGTAATACAAGTACTACAAATACTTTACTACTTAAGGGATTTGAGGTATTTCAGGTATCTCGACCTCATTTCCTTTTACCACTTGAATATGTAATTACATTTACTACCAAGCAAAATTGCCCAGGCACACCTCAAGGGTCTTTTCCAGTAAATAGATGCAtgcataattgtttttttcagacATCATCAATTAGTCATGAGCAGATactggaaagaaaaaagaagaaacactCCAAGAAAAGATATGCAAACTTTTTACCGGATGTTTTTGAGTTGCTATAATGGGAATATTCCATTGGATAAAATGCAAACTCTTGACATGATGAGTCTCTTTAAGATTGCTAGAATTCAAAGAAATCACAGGTTTAATTGTAAAACTTTATGGAAAACGCAGTACAGGTGAAGATGAGGGTGAAGCATGTAATATTGGAAAAatagaacaagaaaaaaaagtccaaatactTGAAAGATTAGGAGGCCATTAGCCTCGGTGGACACTCTGCTGTTTAGATGAAGTGTAAACACAAAGAGAAAGATGGCCCAGCTCTGTTTGTCCTCCCTCTTGATAACTCACACGCAGACCTCACTGtgcctgcatgtgtgtgtattgtgtgtgtgtgtgtgtgtgtgtgcccttCACTGGCATCATATCTTCTGTTTCCTGTACCAGCTGCAAAGTCTCCTGCCACTGTTGCTTCTCTGACGTTCCCACGATCTCAAAGTCAAGTTTTTCTGTGCTGAGTCATGAACAAGATGCCGCATCTGCTGTAAATGTTCTCCCTGCCATCAAACAGATACAACAAAGTGGAATATTTTGGACagtttttctacattttaaCATCCTGTTCAAATGGGTTACATGTCTGTccccgtcaatgacagccaatgagttaattttaggCCCGTTAGCTGGCTGACTATTCCCATGACAATGGGTACACTTATGGATAATAAAAGAACcactttcagttttttattccaACTCATCACATGATAAAGTCAATGAGTCCTgactactgttttccattgtGTCATACGTCCTCTGCCGAAATCCTTACTTTTCGATGGCACCGTCGATTTCATCTATGCAGAGGCAGACTGTTCcaaaaattaattttacttCACAACTTCAATAGTcttgtgcatttatttttgaatacttttttgcaataattctatcatttaattactGTGCAAAATTACATTGTATTTTAGAAGACTAACTTTACAACTTCAATAGTcttgtgcatttatttttgaatacttttttgcaataattctatcatttaattactgtgcaaaattacattttattttagaagacTACTTTAACCGACTATTTGAACGTAGATCATTTGAGAATATTTTCTTTGATGTAGGGTTAGGGTAAAAATGGAATCACCCCTGACTTAAAACATTGTGCCCATTAGAAAGGTGTTCAGATTTCTACTATTTCCTATCCCAGTTTAGCTCGTACGCTTCTCTACTACAGTTTATTGGCAGCGGCGTGACTTTCCGTGCTGAATGTCACGTCGCACGGAGAGAGAAACCGGGCTTTGGAAGCAGGGGATACAGTGGGAGCACGACCAGGGCACAAGAAGGAGAACACAGGAAGTGGGGACAGATGAAGAGCCAGGAGACAATGTGATGCGTGGGGGGGGTGCTGAACCAGTGTGAGAGGAGaaataggaaagaaaaaaaacagcagtggAGCCCTGATGGGATTGgggaaggaggaggagaggggaAGAGTTAGACGGGGGGCAAAAGACGCAACAGGGTGTGTGCATCTGGCACAAGGAGGCAGGCAAAAGATAGCGTGGGCCAGGCTGGCCGGACGCGAGTGTTTGTGTTTGATTGAAGAGGGATGTGAGAGGCAGACCCCTTGCTGGCTCACTGTTGCTGGAAT of the Stigmatopora argus isolate UIUO_Sarg chromosome 10, RoL_Sarg_1.0, whole genome shotgun sequence genome contains:
- the hic1 gene encoding hypermethylated in cancer 1 protein — translated: MIIEADADGMAADIGHAGGGLKTMLDAMEVPSHARDLLLQLNSQRTKGFLCDVIIVVQNALFRAHKNILAASSLYLKSLVVHDNLINLDHEMVSPGVFRVILDYIYTGRLTDVDPTSPTEPNLGAVLAAASYLQLLDLVALCKKKLKRNGKYPPRNTPAFLPYAKLGGLGLGNGGRHTFSTPVIQACPPAGIMNSHTPRPPPLEELVPHRLAIHAGELYAPTSTQGPQSFPSMQSVMPPHLGLRSALPERNCSPNYGLDLSKKSPNSQSQHTPSQSHEVSTHHDDERDGTPNGHSSPMQGANGRAFPPEKREATDQMNAITPPRFPHQNQSLGPHLPHLHRSGSQGGDRFCPTSPDTLTEGGETGREVGNIYRWVKHEPLPYTAEDEDEDEDEEERGENGERQHNHHKEESEGPDDKSGSGTEETGSSEGRPSPSGPMGRFHVPYEPESYGDNLYVCIPCDKGFPSSEQLNAHVETHTEEELFVNSGGDMGNGNNGKNISSSTNGYGGLTGGGTHLDTKSSQALVSGSIGEMIRPYRCSSCDKSYKDPATLRQHEKTHWLTRPYPCSICGKKFTQRGTMTRHMRSHLGLKPFACDSCGMRFTRQYRLTEHMRIHSGEKPYECQVCGGKFAQQRNLISHMKMHSSGAAAGGLTAEGKLKLDFGEGIYPLSKYTAEHLVLKQEKANELLLQAQHQLVTDPKVMESLYPLSKLASENLGVLGHDKMDILCQALPTPQQVLAEARTIDRYSPS